The following proteins are co-located in the Pyrobaculum calidifontis JCM 11548 genome:
- a CDS encoding HD domain-containing protein — protein sequence MSLLSVVDTLCNTPRVGWLQRGVSNAETVCAHSLLATLLAAEVAARLRAEGVDIDVEKVIAAAAVHDLAEAYLGHPSREVRNRLRWEEVEEEVFKREFPHLLELFRWYRYEENLVGRVVAFADKLATLIRACRYRQMGYDTDDLVKSLYKRLQEYDDLAHLLDVYVSAYCGGVPA from the coding sequence ATGAGCCTCCTCTCGGTCGTAGACACGCTCTGCAATACGCCGAGGGTTGGGTGGCTCCAGAGGGGCGTCTCTAACGCAGAGACGGTGTGCGCCCACTCTCTGTTGGCCACGTTGCTGGCGGCGGAGGTGGCGGCTAGGCTGAGGGCAGAGGGCGTAGACATCGACGTGGAGAAGGTGATCGCCGCCGCGGCGGTCCACGACCTGGCTGAGGCGTACCTCGGCCACCCGTCGCGGGAGGTGAGGAACCGACTGCGCTGGGAGGAGGTAGAGGAGGAGGTGTTCAAACGCGAGTTCCCCCACCTCCTGGAGCTATTCCGCTGGTACCGCTACGAGGAGAACCTAGTGGGGCGGGTCGTGGCCTTCGCAGACAAGCTCGCCACGTTGATCCGGGCCTGCCGCTACCGACAGATGGGCTATGACACAGACGACCTAGTGAAGTCTTTGTACAAGAGATTGCAAGAATACGACGACTTGGCCCACCTCCTGGACGTATACGTCTCTGCCTACTGTGGAGGAGTGCCGGCTTGA
- a CDS encoding ZPR1 zinc finger domain-containing protein has product MIYETETRCPVCGAKAFRYVEFLYDVPFFGNVLIQSGVCTACGYRYFDIVYADAGRPTRVTFTARDGLDVAKSLLIRSRTGRIYSPDLGFELEPGTQGEAMITTVEGFLYKVVDYAERLKVLEPEKADVVDAFIQRVYEKIENGGFTLVVEDPQGKSFISPYRPDTVQVEYLDEGQAGTPPQ; this is encoded by the coding sequence GTGATCTACGAGACTGAAACGAGGTGCCCCGTATGTGGAGCCAAGGCATTTAGATACGTGGAGTTCCTCTACGACGTCCCATTCTTTGGCAATGTACTCATACAAAGCGGGGTGTGCACGGCGTGCGGCTACCGGTACTTCGACATAGTCTACGCAGACGCGGGGCGCCCCACGCGGGTCACCTTCACCGCGAGAGACGGCCTCGACGTGGCTAAGTCGTTGCTCATTAGGAGCCGCACGGGGCGCATCTACTCCCCCGACCTGGGCTTCGAGCTTGAGCCAGGGACGCAGGGGGAGGCCATGATCACCACAGTGGAGGGCTTCCTCTACAAGGTGGTGGACTACGCGGAGAGGCTCAAGGTGCTGGAGCCCGAGAAGGCCGACGTCGTCGACGCCTTCATACAGAGGGTATACGAAAAGATCGAGAATGGGGGCTTTACCCTGGTTGTGGAGGACCCCCAGGGGAAGTCCTTCATTTCGCCGTACAGGCCCGACACAGTGCAAGTGGAATACCTCGACGAGGGTCAAGCCGGCACTCCTCCACAGTAG